In the Salmo trutta chromosome 13, fSalTru1.1, whole genome shotgun sequence genome, ctgctaaatgactaaaatggaaaccATGGTAGTATGCAAAGTCACACCCTATTACCAGTATAGGGCCctggtaaagtagtgcactgtgtagggaatagggtaccgtttAAGACGCATCCCATTACAAAATGGATGCTGAAACTGACCTTGCCCAAGGGGAAGTTGTTGAGGAAGGCAGGGGTACGGTTCGTCTGCCCGAAGGTGAAGGCAGGGGCGCTGCTGGCCACCTTAAGAGAGACGAGATGATACTTTATTAATCCCAAGAGAAATTAGACTGCATTTACTCAGGCTTTCTAATTCTGATTTTCTTTCCTCCCAATTATGGCCAAAATAGCTTGATTGGTCAaatgaccaattagtggaaaaaaatcagaattgggctgcctgtgtaaacagacTTAGTTTGTCATCGTTACAGCCATAGTAAAAAACaatataaatacaacatttaaaaacaaatcaCAGGACAATGAGAATAAATACATATGATAAGGCAGGTTAAACATATAGGTTAAACCTGTAGTACCTTGAGGCGTGCACCGCTGTACTGGGCTGCAATCTGAGCCTTGAAGGCTCTCCAGTTCTCTGGATATGTGTACAGAGTCTGTggaagggagaaaagagagagaacaatcaCAACTTAATTAAAAATGGGAAGGAAAATCATGTACACAGCAGTGCTTCTAGATCCAGGTGGTGGTGGTTTAGGAAGGAACTAGACGAAGCTAGAAAACTATGGGTTTCTAACAGTAGGCTAtgtagggtgtccaatcaaaaacacCTTTTAACCAATAGGTCAAATAATATAACAAAAGTAATTGAGTTTTTACCCTTTTAGGATTAGGGTGACTTAATAATCAAGAGGCCAGAGAGAAATAAagtggtcaacaacaaaaaaaatctggaAAATAGCATAGCGTCAGCAAGGCTGGGCTAGAGTTAAGGCTAACTGACAGGCTCACCATTTAACTCTTCATCTTTCTTCTCGAATCCCACAGACATTAAAGAGGTAAGACATACTAAACAAAATTATAAACAGACCAAAAAAatattatctggcaacagctctggtggattcCTGTagacagcatgccaattgcaaactCTCAAATCTTGAGACATTTGTGGTGTGTatcaaaacagcacattttagagtggacattatcttgtccccagcataaggtccacctgtgtaatgatcatgctgtttaaatcagcttcttgatatgccacatctgtcaggtaaatggattatcttgacaaaggagaaatgctcactaacaggaacgTAAACAAACGTGTGCACAACATTTAAGAGAATTCCGGTTTTAGGGCGTACGGAAAATGTCTGGGAacgtttatttcagctcatgaaacatagaacaaacaccttACGTTTACATTATTGTTCAGTTTAACGTTAGTCACAAGTAAGCTACCAATAGACTCCGGGTGGCAATATTTGGATGCTTTGATTAGAAAATTAAAGTTGTAAATATGCCTTGACACGCAGAAGGTATACATTCGACTGCAAGGAAATATCATTCATTCGTCACGGACTCTGGAAAAAAAACAACGTGGCATAAGGCACGGAAAGAGGCGTCATTTAACCACCACCCAAGCTATTATGCTGCATCGTCAAGAAAGACTGAAAAGGGGTACAAATAAACATGGCAATATAGTTTAAATGGCATAAACATTATAGATGCACTAAAAAGTAGCGGAGACGTGGATGGATGGGGCTGATATTGTACAGATGGTTGTTAAAACGCAAGTAATAATTGTGTGACAAGGCACCTCTCCAGTTCACTCACCCCTGCCGCCATCTTTAGGACGAGAAAGAACGTGGTCGCGCACCAGTGACGTATTTACTGCCAGTTCGGGCGCGTCGCTGAAatcaaacttttgactgaaaATAAATCAATTTTTTCCCAAATAAGAAAATATGGGCACGACTATACATTTAaacaataaaatgtattaaatttttCTACGTAGGTTTCAATTAATTTCCATTGATTGAACGTGATGGATAACTGTATTCTATGTGTTGTGTGTATTATCATTTGGAAAAGCACAACACATACAAAATGGAGCAGACCAAGGTAAAAgcatattttacaatgacagaaCACTCAATGGAGACAAGGTCCACAttatcaaaaaaaaaaaagtttatttcaGTTGTcaaaatacaatataaaacagCAACTGAAGGGTAACTCAGACGATACAGTAGCGTTTAATACGACAACATAACCGCCTGCTTATCACCAGGCTCTGTGGTTTCAATAGTACATATTCATACTGTGTCAAAGGATCATTGATCCTTCCCCATTAACTACAGGACTTGACTATGTGCAGCAATAACACAGGATCAACCTGGAAAAATATTTGTACTGACAATACTGTATTGTAGGGGCATTTACATGAAATATAAGAGATGTATGTTGATAAACCAGCATAGCACTGCAGGGACATCAGCTGACAAGACCtgagaaacagagaaaaaacTAAATTGCAGATCAATTCAATCATTTATTTGACACCTATGAAAGAAGACTAATAACGCCAACATACCCAGGTAATCGTCCATGAGGGATCCAATGGCAAACTGAAACAGAAGAAAGCAATTATTCCAAGTTACAACTCGCAGGTCTCTTTAGATAGCCAGTGGCGGCTTGCAATCTGTGAGGCCTATCAGGTAGCAGCATCCTTAGTTTATGGTGATTTGACAGTGTACTCACAATGTCGTTTTTATCCACTCTTGTTCCCACGATTTTCAACCGAATCTCATCATCCTGTTGGATTACAATGTCCTAATGGGGAGAAGACAGAATCCTTAATAAGATGATATGTGGCCAAGAGTTGTGTTTCCTAAATATTCATTTTCAAATGACAACCACAATTTTAGTGAAGAGCAGGGCTAGTTTTAGGTCTCACCTCATCAGTGGTCTTATAACAGGGAGGATTTGAGTTAGGGTCAAACTCCATCTCTGAGGGAATGGACTGCAGAAACAGTAAGTAACCATATTGACATTTTAAGAGTTTATCAATAAAAACATTCAACAACAAACATTTCCATGTGGACCTACGTGACGAGAGATGAAACAGGACATGGGACCGATCTCTGTGAAAAGGCCAACCTGAAAagaacataacattttgtatAAATTTCAACACACCATGAAAACAATATGATCTATTCTAGTCAGTCCTTATTCAGATGTTAATAAGATCAAAGAAGatttgtctgtgtcccaaatggcaccctattggctctggtcaaaagtactgcactataaaaAGGAAGAGGGTGTTATTTTTCAAACAGTCTTTGAAAAACTTACCCCTTCCACTCATATTTTGCATAATGCTTATAATAGTTAAATTAACTGTCCCATTCTTTCAGAGTGCTCCACACCACATACAGGTATCATCTAATGGACGCTCAGGTGTTCTATCCACCATCCTCTCTCATTTGTCCCCAGAAATATGTCCACATCTCAGTCATGTACTATCTTCCACTGTCCCAGTTCAATGAACTACTCCAGTGTCTGTCAGCATTCAATATTTTCATGCAACCTCTCTAGTTATTCTCATTAGGACATCATGTAGGTACAgtaaatgttttgtattttttttgtacatagAACATTGAATTTGACCCACGGGTAATTTCACTCCCCCCAAagtttaattttatttcacctttatttaactaggcagtgggttaactgccttgttcaggggcagaacgacatatttttaccttctcagcgcggggatttgatcttgcaacctttcggttactggcccgacgctctaaccactaggctacctgccacccctttattattatttgttggCCATAAgaatgtaaaaacaccagcaaatcaagtgattggaacagatttccaaaattacaAAGTATTCTCACGCATAATAGAGATATGTGGTCGTAATTGGTTGGTTTAGTCAAATATATCCGTTTCTTTTAGTCAATTTGCAGTCTTCAAACGATTTGTAAATTCatttttaatatatttattttaaaatctgTCCACGGCTAAATCTAGTTGAGGATCCCCGATATAGGGAATAAGTTTCAATTTGTGACATAGCCTTTGTTTAGTTTCCTTACTTTGTTGACCTGGGTGACCACGGCATCTACCACCTCGCCTTTGAATGGACGGAAGACAATAGCCTTGTACTTGACGGGGTAAAGCACGAATCCCCTGCCTGGTTGGATGACACCTGCACCAATGTTGTCAATGGTGGTCACCGCAATGACGAACCCATATCTGGAACAGAGAGTCAGTGTCATTAagtacaacaaaaaataaaaataaataaaaatgcatgaaatgaaatgtatgcattcactactgtaagtcactctggataagagcgtctgctaaatgactaaaatgtaaaaattatcTGAGCAAGCAAATCAACTTGTTACTGGTCAAAACAACCTACCCAGTGTTGTGAAACTGTAAACTGTTTCGTCTTTATTCTACTTTGAAATTTAGCCTGGAGTACACACTGAATATCACTACACTCAGCAATACTGATTTATCGGTTCCAGGCTAATGAAAGGAAAGCCGCCC is a window encoding:
- the LOC115205758 gene encoding DNA-directed RNA polymerase II subunit RPB7; its protein translation is MFYHISLEHEILLHPRYFGPNLLNTVKQKLFTEVEGTCTGKYGFVIAVTTIDNIGAGVIQPGRGFVLYPVKYKAIVFRPFKGEVVDAVVTQVNKVGLFTEIGPMSCFISRHSIPSEMEFDPNSNPPCYKTTDEDIVIQQDDEIRLKIVGTRVDKNDIFAIGSLMDDYLGLVS